In the Hyphomonadaceae bacterium BL14 genome, one interval contains:
- a CDS encoding gamma carbonic anhydrase family protein, which translates to MTLYALGEDTPQISPDGGWAAPDAALIGKVTLQRGASVWFGAVLRGDNEMITLGEDANVQDGAVLHTDMGFPLTLGRGVTVGHNAMLHGCTVGDYTLIGIGATVLNGAKIGKNCIIGAHALITEGKEIPDGSVVMGAPGKVVKQIEDGVAELLKASADHYVENAARYARDLKPVS; encoded by the coding sequence ATGACCCTTTACGCGCTTGGCGAAGACACACCGCAGATCAGTCCCGACGGTGGCTGGGCCGCGCCCGATGCGGCGTTGATCGGCAAGGTGACCTTGCAGCGCGGTGCCTCGGTCTGGTTCGGCGCGGTGCTGCGCGGCGACAATGAAATGATCACGCTGGGCGAAGACGCCAATGTCCAGGACGGGGCGGTGCTGCACACCGATATGGGCTTTCCCCTGACGCTGGGGCGCGGCGTGACGGTGGGCCATAACGCCATGCTCCATGGCTGCACGGTGGGCGACTACACCCTGATCGGCATTGGTGCGACGGTGCTCAATGGCGCGAAAATCGGGAAGAACTGCATCATTGGTGCCCACGCCCTGATCACCGAGGGCAAGGAGATCCCTGACGGTTCGGTGGTGATGGGCGCGCCCGGCAAGGTGGTCAAACAGATCGAGGACGGGGTGGCCGAGCTCCTCAAGGCCAGCGCCGACCATTACGTCGAAAACGCCGCGCGCTATGCCCGCGATCTCAAGCCGGTGAGCTGA
- a CDS encoding DUF3126 family protein — protein MAAPVFTQSEASKVQAFLRGRLNPELKVQIRNRPDECAEIYIGKECLGVVSKNVEEGETSYSFEITILDIDLE, from the coding sequence ATGGCCGCGCCCGTTTTCACCCAGTCCGAAGCCTCCAAAGTGCAGGCCTTCCTGCGCGGCCGGCTGAACCCGGAACTCAAGGTGCAAATCCGCAACCGGCCCGACGAGTGCGCTGAAATCTATATCGGCAAGGAATGCCTCGGCGTCGTCTCCAAGAATGTCGAGGAGGGCGAGACGTCCTACTCGTTCGAGATCACGATCCTGGATATTGATCTGGAGTAG
- a CDS encoding NUDIX hydrolase: MTERRRGLWTITSERLAYENPWVQLRHYEVRQPDGAPSVYGVFEPRNLAIGVVPVFADGTTMLVGQHRFALDAWSWELPEGGGARDVDPLETAKRELQEETGLTARHWRHLADYDVSNSVTTERAIGFIAWGLEAGEPDREGAEADMQMRRVGLQEALAMAMSGEIRDGFTLTLLAAADYAARHGQLEPELARAILTGSPAPGRA; the protein is encoded by the coding sequence TCGCCTACGAAAATCCCTGGGTGCAGCTGCGCCACTACGAGGTGCGCCAGCCCGACGGTGCACCCAGCGTCTATGGCGTGTTCGAGCCGCGCAATCTGGCCATCGGCGTGGTGCCGGTGTTCGCGGACGGCACAACCATGCTGGTGGGCCAGCACCGCTTCGCGCTGGACGCCTGGAGCTGGGAATTGCCAGAAGGGGGCGGCGCGCGCGATGTCGATCCGTTGGAAACCGCCAAGCGCGAGCTTCAGGAAGAAACCGGGCTGACCGCCAGACACTGGCGTCATCTGGCCGATTACGACGTCTCCAACTCCGTCACCACCGAGCGCGCCATTGGCTTCATCGCCTGGGGGCTGGAAGCCGGCGAACCGGACCGGGAGGGTGCGGAAGCGGATATGCAAATGCGCCGCGTGGGCTTGCAGGAGGCCCTTGCCATGGCCATGTCGGGAGAGATTCGCGACGGCTTCACCCTGACGCTGCTCGCCGCCGCCGATTATGCCGCGCGCCATGGCCAGCTGGAGCCTGAGCTGGCGCGTGCTATCCTGACCGGGTCCCCAGCGCCAGGAAGGGCGTAA
- a CDS encoding PhoH family protein has product MGKRAVKRRQGGFNAEAYEEEKVRALFPGSGWSPDETDPMRDQRYIKSVKPRSEGQAVLMDAIDAHNLVLALGPAGTGKTYLAVAKAVEALESGEIGRIVLSRPAVEAGESIGFLPGAMEEKLAPYLRPLYDALSDRLSPKRLKSLMAEGLIEIAPIGYMRGRTLNNAFVVVDEAQNCTYAQLKMLLTRLGWNSTMVVTGDPAQTDLLPELSGLKPISERLAEVDDIAVVQLKPEDIVRHPLVASMLEVL; this is encoded by the coding sequence ATGGGCAAGCGAGCCGTCAAACGCCGTCAGGGCGGATTTAACGCCGAAGCCTATGAAGAGGAGAAAGTCCGCGCGCTGTTCCCGGGATCGGGATGGAGCCCGGACGAGACCGATCCCATGCGCGACCAGCGCTATATCAAGTCGGTCAAACCCCGCTCGGAAGGCCAGGCGGTCCTGATGGACGCGATTGACGCGCATAACCTGGTGCTGGCCCTGGGACCGGCCGGCACGGGCAAGACGTATCTCGCCGTCGCCAAGGCGGTCGAGGCGCTGGAATCGGGTGAGATCGGACGCATTGTCCTGTCGCGCCCGGCTGTGGAGGCGGGCGAATCCATCGGCTTCCTGCCCGGCGCCATGGAAGAGAAACTCGCGCCCTATCTGCGCCCCCTCTATGACGCCCTGTCAGACCGGCTCAGCCCCAAACGCCTCAAATCGCTGATGGCCGAAGGGCTGATCGAGATCGCGCCCATCGGATACATGCGCGGGCGTACGCTCAACAACGCCTTCGTCGTGGTCGACGAGGCGCAGAACTGCACCTACGCCCAGCTAAAAATGCTGCTCACGCGCCTGGGCTGGAACTCCACCATGGTGGTGACCGGCGACCCCGCCCAGACCGACTTGCTGCCCGAGCTTTCAGGCCTGAAACCGATCTCCGAACGCCTCGCCGAGGTGGATGATATCGCCGTCGTGCAACTCAAGCCCGAAGACATCGTGCGCCACCCGCTGGTCGCCTCGATGCTCGAAGTGCTCTGA
- the cysE gene encoding serine O-acetyltransferase — protein sequence MAADTIPASTGNLRPIQSGMGQVWSRLRFDAASAAAEEPMLASMLNAAVLRHDSFSEALAHRVAEKMADAQLDALQMHHIARAAFAAAPPIAEEAARDMLAVDERDPAVRSLLQPFLYFKGFHALLCYRVAHWLWREGRETLAFHLQSRMSERFGVDIHPAARLGSGIMIDHATSVVIGETAVVGDDVSILHEVTLGGTGADSGDRHPKIGRGVLIGAGAKVLGNIKVGEAARIAAGSVVLQDVPARCTVAGVPARAVGGPCAEPSRTMDQTFSDTD from the coding sequence ATGGCCGCCGACACCATCCCCGCCTCCACCGGCAATCTGCGCCCGATCCAGTCGGGCATGGGCCAGGTCTGGTCGCGTCTTCGCTTTGACGCGGCGTCCGCCGCCGCCGAGGAGCCCATGCTGGCCAGCATGCTCAACGCCGCCGTGCTGCGCCATGACAGCTTCTCCGAAGCGCTCGCCCACCGGGTCGCCGAGAAGATGGCTGACGCCCAGCTCGACGCCCTGCAGATGCACCACATCGCCCGCGCCGCCTTCGCCGCCGCGCCGCCCATTGCCGAAGAGGCTGCGCGCGACATGCTGGCGGTGGACGAGCGCGACCCGGCGGTGCGCTCCCTGCTTCAGCCTTTCCTTTATTTCAAGGGCTTCCACGCCCTCTTGTGCTACCGCGTGGCCCACTGGCTGTGGCGCGAGGGGCGCGAGACGCTGGCCTTCCACCTGCAAAGCCGGATGTCGGAGCGGTTCGGCGTGGACATCCATCCGGCCGCGCGCCTGGGCAGCGGTATCATGATCGACCACGCCACTTCGGTGGTCATCGGCGAGACCGCGGTGGTGGGCGACGACGTCTCCATCCTGCACGAGGTGACGCTGGGCGGCACGGGCGCAGACTCCGGTGACCGCCATCCCAAGATCGGGCGCGGCGTGCTCATCGGCGCGGGTGCCAAGGTGCTGGGCAATATCAAGGTGGGCGAGGCCGCGCGCATCGCCGCCGGCTCGGTCGTGCTCCAGGACGTCCCCGCGCGCTGCACCGTCGCCGGTGTGCCGGCGCGGGCCGTTGGCGGGCCATGCGCCGAGCCCTCGCGCACCATGGACCAGACATTCAGCGACACTGACTGA